cttaatccacttgaccatcacgaccggacataatgaggtgatagccgaggctatttgaaccaccccaccgccggcactcggatagtaatcttgggcatagcattttaccaaatcacctcattctttggggcacacgtgaggaacacaaatgcgaacaagcctgaatggtccccaggacaatatgcaactgaaaactcacaccccagaagtgactcgaacccatactcccagaagcaacgcaactggtatgtacaagacgccttaatccattcaggcttgttcgcatttgtgttcctcacgtgtgccccaaagaatgaggtgatttggtaaaatgctatgcccaagattactatctgagtgccggcggtggggtggttcaaatagcctcggctatcacctcattatgtccggtcgtgatggtcaagtggattaaggcgtcttgtacataccagttgcgttgcttctgggagtatgggttcgagtcacttctggggtgtgagttttcagttgcatattgtcctggggaccattcaggcttgttcgcatttgtgttcctcacgtgtgccccaaagaatgaggtgatttggtaaaatgctatgcccaagattactatccgagtgccggcggtggggtggttcaaatagcctcggctatcacctcattatgtccggtcgtgatggtcaagtggattaaggcgtcttgtacataccagttgcgttgcttctgggagtatgggttcgagtcacttctggggtgtgagttttcagttgcatattgtcctggggaccattcaggcttgttcgcatatacttatatatatacataatatatatatatgtcgtacctagtagccagaacgcacttctcagcctactatgtaaggcccgatttgcctaatatgccaagttttcatgaattaatgttttttcgacaacctaacctacctaacctaacctaactttttcggctacctaacctaacctaacctaacctataaagataggttaggttaggttaggtagggttggttaggttcggtcatatatctacgttaattttaactccaataaaacaaaattgacctcatacataataaaatgggtagctttatcatttcataagaaaaaaattagagaaaatatataaattcaggaaaacttggcttattaggcaaattgggccttgcatagtaggctgagaagtgcgttctggctactaggtacgacatatatatatataatatatatatatatatataaaatacatatatataatatatatattatatatatatatatatatatatatatatatatatacatataaatatatatatatatatatatatatatatatatatatatatatatatatatatatatatatatatatatatatacatatatatatatacatataaatatatatatgtgtatatcacgaaaataaacacgtgattatatatatatatatatatatatatatatatatatatatatatatatatatatatatatatatatatatatatatatatatatatatattatatatatatatatataaatataaatatatatatatatatatatatatatatatatatatatatatatatatatatatatatatatatatatataggcctacaATGTAGTATGTTCATTTATATAACATGTGACCTGGACCTGGTACAGCTTAAGAGAAGTGTCTTGTAACACACTCCTTACCTCCAATTTTTATTACCACCCAGTTTTTACACAAACGATGTAAACATGGTTATAAAACATTTATATGAATGTAATGTACTTCTACTTGTAATGTACTCTTTTTGGACATTCACTCCAAATGTCCTAAACTTTCAAAAAATGCACTTTCAATGTCCAAAATGCACTTTCCTCGATTCATTTCAGCTATACAGTTTTGACACACATATCTTCCTACCTTCTTCAGTTATTGACCAACAATTAATTAAATTTGTGACTTGAATGCCCAagacaaaaatatataatatttagtaTTAGTACCCCTCAATGCAATTTCCTGTATACTCAACAACCGATTTCTTCTGCAACATCTTTACAATACTTGTGTTCATACAATGCACGCCCTGCAACTTTTCTGCCATACTATGCGAGTGTGTGTTTACCTAACTGGGTCCATAGAAAGCTAAATCTGCATGCATGTGGTCACTTAAGAATGGTTAGGAGGGAAGAGCTATGTTTAGTTTAACCTATTTTCTTTATCATAATTACCTATAAAGTATCCAGTGATTCTCTTGTAAACTGTTCAGCCTACTGCATTAGTTCATTTACCACTACTTGAGTTAATTTTCACAAGTTATTACATTGTACAAATTACAAAACCATAAATTAAATACAGTAGAACTTACTTGAGATAGTGATAGACACAGGCATCAATTACTCTGTATGGTAATGCATATTTTTTGTCGaagaaaattctcaaaaaaatGGAATTTGGTCCTGTGTAATCCATCTCGGCAATCTTGAGGATGGCTGCAGCTGAATGAAGTATTGGTATGTGGTTCTTAGCCAGAACAGAACCCACTATCACAGCCTCACGTAGAGTACAGTTGCCAGACTAGAAGTACATAAATGACCTTAATGTTAGCACTGTGTACACTTACAATTACCCTACAGTGCTAATTATAGCTCTAATATGCAAGATTTTTGTCAGGTGTATGACATGAAATTTAAACTGAAAGTTCCTAAGATTCTAGAAATTAAGTGCAAAAGACAATACTTATGACCAATTACTAAGTAACTTTAAAAATTAGAAAGACAGTGGCCATCCAATGGAAGAATTAAAAACTAGTTAGTGTCCAATACAAGAGAAGAATGGGTGGACTGCATCTTCCTAGCCTGCCAAATGCTTTTGACACTGTCCCCAATAAAAGACTGAATTGAAAGTTAGATAATCAAGATGGGATAACTGAGAAGATACTGCACTGCACAGACTATCTTAACAAACAGGAAGCACAATTATAGTGAGAGAAAAAGCACCACGGTGGAGGTATGCAGTAAATGTGGTCCTATAGAGTTTGGGACTCTTAGGCTACACTATTTCTCCAGGAGGTGGTAGGATCATGCATGATAATGCTAAACTGATGAGAAGGGTAATTATTGAAGACTGCACGATACTTTAGGAGGACCTTGACAGGCTGCAGATATGGGTGGATAAATGGCTTCTCAAATTAAAAATCtcaacaaatgtaaagtaatgaggtCTGGAAGAGTGGAAAAAGAGGCCAAAGAACAATGCAATATATAAATTACAAGAACCAAAACAGGAAAAATGATCTTAGTGTAGATATAACAAGTCTCAGCATCTCATTTAGGAATCTAAACAAGGAGGTTTTCAAGTTCATACACACTGCCCACTGCCCTTGTGAAACCATTGCTTAAGTATGCAGAACAAGCATGGAAcccacaccttgtgaagcataaacagAACTCTTTCTCAGGTTCTCTGAATCTGAGAAAGTTCAGAGGAATGCAACTAGATTATAACCAGAACTGAGAGGTTTCAGCTATGAGGAAAGGTTGAGAGAGCTAACccctcaagttcaagttcaagtatgtttattgagataagcaagaaatacatctcaaagggatagagtagcttaggctatttctacccccctttcaCATTCTTAAGAGAAgaaacagaggggatatgataacaacatacaagattTTCGGAGGAACAGATAAAGTGGACAAAGGAAgcctatttaaattaaaaaatagtagtgttaggatacatcagtggaAGTTAGTTATGTAAATGGGTTTAAGAGAGGTAAGGAAGTTCTCGTTTCATCGGCAAATGGAAGGCATTGAAGAGGTTCTTGAAGCCAATTCCTTCCACACTTTTAAAGAAAAAATATGATGATAATGTTAATGATGAGTGGGGTAATTAGCACATGAGGTATAAACAGCTAGGAGGTGGGAcataaagagctagatctcaccTATCAGTGCCTATAGAGGGGTAAGCATCTGAGGCACACAAActgaacaacaacagcagcatatgaAAAACTGGTGAATATAAGGACAgcacttaaaaaaaaatacatatattataCACACAGGAAGCATTAGAGTATGCTGATGTTGCATACTCTAGTGCATCATGTTCCACTGATGTTGTACAATATGCAACATCAACATGGAACTCCCACTTGGTAAACAAAAGAAAATTGAGAAAGTTCAAGAGATATACAGTACCATAAGATTAGTAAGAGAGCAAAGTAATGAGATATAAGAACAGGCAAAGAGAAACCAAGTGTAACCACACTAGATGGAAAAAGCCTGAGATGATataataatgtataataatataaAGTAAGGAATAGACAGTGATAAAAGATAGTCTTTTCCAGACAAGGGAGTACAGTTGGAGTTACAAAAACAGATGAGCCAGGGATGACAACAACTTGTACACAGTGATGTTGGTAAATAAGTGGAATGAGCTCAAGGAAGAAATGATGGAAGCGATCTCCATTCACAACTTCCAGAGCAAGTacgacagagtattgtattggaACATCAGAAGATATAAATCCACCAGGGACAATAACTAAGGCATGGCTCTACAACTACATCTCCTCTCCATACACACAACTAGGTACGCACAATATATGTCCAAATCCCATATTGTTAGATGAAATGCATACATAATTTCAATGCAGTTTTACGAAATGTTAGAAACTTTAGTTGCTAGAATACAACAAAACTGCATTGAAATACACCTTTCAGCCAACAGCtactatatcttgaggttatctcgagatgatttcggggcttttagtgtccccgcggcccggtcctcgaccaggcacccccaggaagcagcccgtgacagctgacaaacacccaggtacctattttactgctaggtaacaggggccatagggtgaaagaaactctgcccattgtttctcgctggcgcctgggatcgaacccaggaccacaggatcacaagtccagcctgctgtcctctcggccgaccggctcccatatatgatatgtatatatatatgaaggttgATCCAGCAGTGACCAGGGGCATTACATTGCTGCAAACTTCAGTAACACAATAAACCATACCACTAGTGCCAATATACAGCACTTCAAGTGTAACAATGAGGTGCTCTTAAGATAATGCCCTGAAAAATTAAGAagtaaaaacaatttttttttttcagatcAACTGGAAAAAGCCACTTACCATACATAAGGGCAACAAGACACCCTTGAAGAAAGCAGCAGGTTTAAAAAGGGCCTTACACAATGCTTGATAAAGATGGTAGTTGAGCCGTTTGTAGAAAGAAATATCATCACGAACACGTGGCAAGAGAACCAGGTTAAAAAAACGTTGGGCCATGGCTTCTTTAAGGTTGCTGACAAATATCCTAACAGCTTGGTACATTGCAGCAGCTGACCACTTATCTGGATCTGGAAAAACATTGAAAGGAAAACTTGTTAAAACCTTGCAATGAAAACAATGCAGCAGCAGGTTACTTATCTGGATATGTATAACAACATAGGACTAATCTATTAAGACTATATACAGTACTGAATTGAGTAGTGAAGTGTctatcaataacaacaacaacaacctgtgcCCAGCCTTGAGAACCACAGTTAGGAGGCAAGTCACAAGTCAGTTCTATAAATGGCCACCAAATGAAAGTTTCAATATATTATACAAATATTTGTATATCAGCACTTTAAAGCCAAATCAATAAAAAGAGACATTTTCAAGAAAATGTCCAGAAACCTCGCAGCAGAAAAATAAATCAACCAAATTTTACAAATTACCAGATATTGTATATATTGTACTTTACAAAATATAAAATGAATAAGTGATAATAGCCATGACTTCAAGCACTAACACTTGGTTTACTGCATACCATTTTGCTAGCAGATGTGTGACAGATTTGTCTTACACcagacagggagccggtcggccgagcaggacagcacgctggacttgtgatcctgtggtcctgggttcgatcccgggcgccggcgagaaacaatgggcagagtttctttcaccctatgcccctgttacctagcagtaaaataggtacctgggtgttagtcagctgtcacgggctgcttcctgggggtggaggcctggtcgaggaccaggccgcggggacactaaagccccgaaatcatctcaagataacctcaagaagaagataaccatagcccatgctacttgatacttgtttcgagtagctgaatctataacaccaacaacaacaacgttatcGTCACTAAGCAGGCGACTCTGGTAAACTGAGGTAGGTTGGCCCatgccaccaggaaccatgcgctcggtcgacccgaacgtgtatcaacaaatatcgttagtcaaCGACACGATCataagtcgagtcgcatttttcgaccaAATTTATATTGTAACTCGAAAATATGTAAGTTgaggcaatcgtaagtcgaggcgtcACTGTATCAGATTTCATCCTAATCCCATTAGACTTTAAAACAGCCATAGACATCATTCCAAtgtactctgcaccaggcccagactcctggaattCTATATTGATCAAGAAAACCACTGACAAAGGCCCTGATTATGGAAATGGAGCCTCAATATTGATGTTATCCCCGACATACTTAAAACAAAGAAGATTGTGCCACTTCACAAAGGTAGTAGTACAGCAGATGCAAAAAATTGCAGACAGCAGctttaacatcacacatcataaaaatttttggaaTAGTGTTAAGAATTAAGATCACGAAACACATGGAATCTCAGTGTCTACTTACCCCCCGGACAATATGAGTTAGGGACTGAGTACTCCTGCTTCTCACAATTATTGGACCCCCTGTGACATATCCTTAGATGTCATAGACGACAAGGCTCCCAACCAAGGTTCCAAGCAAAAGAATCAAAGATTCATGAATAGCCAAAGTCGAGGCTCTACAAACTTTTGATCTGGCCTCTCAGAGGTGAATTCTCAAATACAGTACAACCAGAGATGATAATTCTAACCGTGCATGGGCAACATTAGCATGCACCCAGGAAAGAAAATCTGAAGTGCATGCAGCCTGAAACACAACAAGAGTCAAGCCCCCACTGCAAGTTGGATAAAAAAAAACATGGCCGAAAAGCTAACATTAAAATaaggaacacaacaacaaccaaatGCCCCTGCAGGACGAACAAAGTCCAAGGAAGTCCAGtatagtggtacctcggaatgcgagtgtccctgtatgcgagtttttcggaagacgagcaggatttactccaaaaatatgtctcggaaggcgagggttacctcgggacgcgagtttgttgatacgtgtacaggccgactggcgcgtggtggcatggcgatcgcgcctcagtttaccagtgtctcgtgtccagtgactatcccacctgaattcttcacaaggatttacagttttttatcggttttttggccatttgagcataaaagttgtcattatatatcttgccatgggtctcaagaaagccattggtaaggttcaacctaagaaaatagctgtgagtagaggcagtagaggatgtcccttcttgattaagaaaatgtgtgaagtatgggaagaactgcaaagttttgttgaaaaaactcacccagataaagctgtagcaggccattgcattgaccttttaaatgataatgtgatgtcttactacagacaagtgttaaaatgtagggaaaaaacaagtgtcattagacaaattcttagtaaaacaagcaagtcctagtggtatgcaggcaaaatgtgccagagtgtgcataccagtgaagtcctcactgcctgatgtgataatggaaggggactccccttccaaacagtaactcctctcttcctcccacctcctcaccatcttccatacgcctacagcaatcaacagcaaggtaagtaataacttgaacatagttttgtaggtttatttagatgaattaggtataaaaatttagtttgatgtggggtttttggggtagtcaggaacgggattaattcatttccctttatttcttatggggaaattagcttcggaatgcgagttttcggaatacgaggcgtctccaggaaccaattaaactcttaaactgaggataTGCCTGTATTTAGCTTGGAGCAGTGGGGCTTGCCATGACTGGGAGAGCAGAGCACTATTGGTAGAACAATCCACCAAAACATCAGCTTCAGAAATAGTTGGTCAGAGTATGAAATATGAAGACAGTGCTGCCTCTTCAGATCTACCATAGTTGTTGCACATACAAGCTAGACTACATATACAAAGTTATCTTACTTGTCAAGTAAACAAGTTCTTCCCAGCTGCGCATCTTCGGTATAACCTTGAACATCTTTGGCAGTGGTCCACTGCGGTATTTTGCCAATACTTTCCCAACTTGGGCACACATTTCTTGTACCTCAGGACTAAGATTGACTGTTTGTAcacctgaaaataaacaaaacattaCTTAATGCAAGTAATACAAAAAATTTAACTAAGATTACAGGACATGTAAgaacaaaatatttcaaactgtaACAGTTGTGAGGAGCAAGTTTAACTCCAAATTAGATAACTGAAGCCTGTCAACAGTTGGTAcatttaacccttgcactgctcacctattttcggtaaaaacgtcttggtgcaattgtcaaggacatatttttgttatttttacaaatgctcaggtaaatttaatgtcaaaatgtttgcaaagtcaactatttccatttcaaaacacaaatagtaatgaaaacattaaaaaacattaaaatatagtcaaattaaaaaacaaaaagcacaactctctgagcgcctaaaggcgctttgcgcagtgcagtggttaagccaTAGAAGCATGAGCCTACACAGTTATGATATCATAGTCCAGTGTAACATTGCTTTTTTGAATCATACTCACCCTCAATTAACTTGAGGGTCTgccaaataatattttatttattttaggaTGTTTAAATTTATGTAATGTTGCCTTGATGTGGTTCACATTGTGGACACATTGATGTGGTTCCAATAATATCCCCCATGGCCTACTCTCTGACCATAGGGAGAGTATCAGCCATCAACCTCCTAGTTGATGGtcttgtcaaccaggctgttagatgctgCTACACACAGTCTGAATCTACTTGAGCATGGTTGCTCAAGTAGAGATGGTAACGAAACACTTGGGTCAAGAGCCAGCAAGGAAACTTTGCATTagtaaccagcgttgaatgtaatgaaacgccattttctgggcaagaccTGAAGGCTTCCCGAAGCTATTCGGGCTGATATTGAATGTATTAAACCCTGGCATCAAAGCAAATggtgttctaggcctaccggggaccacaagccagaacctggccccctcaaaggcatgaggagcaatggcctatagaaacctggGTGACTGGAAacattctgtctgccatcgaccgggtcaggcacccagaaaagtaggtgCCCAAAAACAGACCCTATCTAGTTAAaaaaaattgctactgaaagtTTAAGTGTTAGGCAGAACTTCCCAAACTAAAAACTGAGAATGACGTCAGAACCGTCACCGCactgctgtctgcacagctcccccctccccgggagggggaagggagagctccAGACCCcccatgccggctatccacccccAGTTCGGGGGcttgatgtcaaaacacgcgaaaaccgCCGACcatagggagggagggttgccgtggGGCCGCAGGGTCTCATCCAGAtaatgacatttcattacattcaatgctggttttctggggaaagccctgtctgctccctggagctacttaaccaaagataaaacaagagggacttaccccgGGAGGGGATtgccactcgctcctcaactcgaaaACAATTTGAgaaaactggctgcaaccgccgaccctatGCGACACACTGACACCTAGGGCCAGGAACATTGATAGGTAATGAGTGGCCAGGACCCTATTCGACCTCCAAAACTCCcgtgcccaaatgtcagcccaagacatattaccaaagatggcagccaacgcagcaaacttacgaatgtcatgggcacgaggatagactgcaggctggctggaccgaataaccctgcagatgacctggtagacccgaaccctggaacagggaagggaAACCGGTTCAACCCAAAGTATGTCCCCGGTGCCGAGGCTGTGGTGAGCAGGTAATGGCAAAGAGTCACAAccagacaacacatgatgcatcccCGGATGAACCAACCATCAACCCAAAGACCCCTCCGGAAaatagcagtctcattcttcaccagaaaagaagaagatggctgcaaatgaacaaaccaaccaccaggaccataagagcagaaacctctgcaccggaggagagcatgaagctccccaacccaacccccagaggcgaATGCCAACAGCAAAAATAGCCTTCGAAAAACAAttttgaactgaaggggccacaacaaaccgagaagagagaaaagacagCAACCGTTCCAACgaacaggacggctcaggcggggcATGAGCAAGTAACCAACCTAGTGTGCAACAGCAACCTAAACTTATCTTAcaacgcgcgagctgcctgcacccgaatattATCATCATCAGATTGTGTGAAATGAGTCACATACaggcaacaaagctcgcaggacccTGGATCGGGTCCTGCGTCGAAAACAATTTGTGTCGcactgagacaagggaacagagcaaccctcaaattagcacaaagcgagaggagactcaggggtcacatccactggacCCGAGTGCCCccgcggggtttcccagggcctctagactgggtctgctgagGGTTATCCGagacagggtactgctaaccggcacccaagctaccaaccaacactgctaaagctgaacccccgggacgtgtccactcatgaGGCAAAGCAGGGGGGGTGGGTACAACCAAACACAAACAACCCTAATATAAAGGGGGAGGGacaccaaggcagaccccccccccctgccaggcaaaaagaaaagaaaaatctcgcaagaggacagcgtacccagagggaacagagccggcccctgttataggtgaaaactagctaccccTACCAGTGCACAAACTACCACTTACTCCAAGGCAAACAAAGGGAGGAATCCCCCAAAACACTCAGGGCGGTCAATCCCCAAgcagcgaaagaccaacagaggtagatgcaagtgacttgtggaaggtaacccgaaGCCcttagggcggtacttacagggaacTTAGGGAAGGgagccctaagcgcatgcagcctgagtacccaGGCACAGCACAAAGAGAatttggagctggagccacaaaaACCAAGccttatcccatcagccgaggaatttAGGTGTGGATCGCCGGTGCAGGGGTCtggagctgtgcagacatgcagtgcggctcgtgtgatgtcatgcttgtttgctcgttttcccttggggaattctgtccacttgtttcatTATTTTCGttggtttcaccagaataggggtttgttttgaagcactacctttctgggtgcctgtcccggtcgatggcagatatagaatgctccataatcacatgtgcatttctataagccactgctcctcgtgcctcagagggggccaggttctggccgtggttccTGGTagacctagaactccacccacatcgactgatgccaaaagtaAGGACAATCCCTATCAGCctagatagctccgggaagccgtaggggctcctACCATAAAAAATAGACAAATTATTCGTAATCACCGGGTGAAAGTGACATAACATGACAAATCCATAAGTTATCCATGCTGGGAGACATAATAAATAAGCTGCAAAACTTACTACTGGCATCCACTTGTGTCTTTATTTCAGTCTGCTTTTCTGTGATTTTGTCTCTAAACAAGTCTGCCAGCTTCCTCTGAGGCAGGGCATCCTTGTTCATGAAGTGTTCCAGAACCTTCTTGTCTTCCTCTGCCAAATTCTGAAATATGAGAACAGTTATTCAAGTCATTTTGATTATCTGATAATCTGGCTACCATCACACATTAAAAAATTTGAATGAATACAGGGCGCTGATTAACAATTCTACATGTCATACCTAGGTAAACCAAATTTTAAAAACCAAGCACTGAATGTGATGATATGGACTCTTCTGGCCAGCCTCGGTAGCTCTCTGGTGCAGTGGCTCTGGTaccatcttggttatcttgaggt
Above is a genomic segment from Procambarus clarkii isolate CNS0578487 chromosome 86, FALCON_Pclarkii_2.0, whole genome shotgun sequence containing:
- the bys gene encoding bystin — protein: MGKIKKLKKLGGKVSRPCPLDEQLTRDELARPTGRTKIRSERKDGDDEYVEGQLGRIILKQSVAQLKEMEEEMEEEEFPPLGAQRPRFTKRPTAVKLSSKSGKDGESEESSDEEVDETHAAVPQNVDKVVKEFEDELNLAEEDKKVLEHFMNKDALPQRKLADLFRDKITEKQTEIKTQVDASSVQTVNLSPEVQEMCAQVGKVLAKYRSGPLPKMFKVIPKMRSWEELVYLTNPDKWSAAAMYQAVRIFVSNLKEAMAQRFFNLVLLPRVRDDISFYKRLNYHLYQALCKALFKPAAFFKGVLLPLCMSGNCTLREAVIVGSVLAKNHIPILHSAAAILKIAEMDYTGPNSIFLRIFFDKKYALPYRVIDACVYHYLKFEHDRRDLPVLWHQSLITFIQRYKEDLSPDQKQSLLDVVRFHTHHAITGEIRRELLNSKSRGEDDSKMVVE